One Sanguibacter keddieii DSM 10542 genomic window carries:
- a CDS encoding purple acid phosphatase family protein, whose protein sequence is MNDTTVARRAPRLARAVAAAAACLIVGGGALTAVAPTAEAATTLPDSFVDTATPWTYSDDGTDPSAGDADRLTWTTAAFDDSAWATASGAFGAKNGLATGIGAAFPITTLLNHYLDGTAAPTVPTYHFRTTFNVTAEQIAEIRGLRGDIVFDDAVQVFVNGDKVAGFVDDRVEAAPEAERNLMYAGANGGNPVAHTFTVPVEDLVAGENTIAVALYQDRASSSDIYLDMKSLAPVPLVVDAEHTDVVMTVGSDETSRSITWYTNVDSPQQVQLAPAAAVVDGQMPASATTVLATGGPTSSGEFRRSATLADLAASTDYVYRVGSDTDGWSATYPFSTGTFSGDYDFLFIGDPQIGASGNVARDQAGWTDTLDVAEAAFPGSEMIFSAGDQVEAAGSEPQYEAFLAPDQLRSIPLVPTNGNHDVGSKAYEQHYTVPNNDPTAGAARNSTSSGGDYWFTYKDVLYLNINTNSSDMASHEAFLRRVVAEQGGDATWTVLAFHHSIYSVASHVNDTQIKDFRAALPPIISDLGIDLVLQGHDHSYTRSFLMKDGDRASTTEVPGQAEVTAGEGEVLYVTANSASGSKYYDVRAPDAFYASVINQEKVRNYSHVEVTDQAITISTMRSQQNGADKPVNSVVDRVTLKKAAVGTPDPEPTPDPEPTPDPEPTPDPEPTPDPGPTPGPTTEPTPDPGPTPGPTTEPTPGPSPAPDPSTDPTPAPEPTPGTPGAPGTPGTPGTPGTPPPTAPGTPGTPGSPAPTVPGAPTAPELTDAARGRITAPTAAVAGQPVTVLVGTAHAGRTVDVWLFSTPRLLATQVVAADGTVRVTIPTDAPAGVHRIAVVDADGVVIGWQQIEISAAGPAGGGLASTGAAGAVAGVLAVLLTAVGAGVLVVRRRTSAKA, encoded by the coding sequence GTGAACGACACGACCGTGGCGCGTCGAGCGCCGCGCCTGGCCCGAGCTGTCGCAGCAGCAGCCGCGTGCCTGATCGTCGGAGGTGGGGCGCTGACGGCTGTCGCCCCGACCGCCGAGGCCGCCACCACCCTCCCCGACTCCTTCGTCGACACCGCCACCCCGTGGACGTACTCCGACGACGGCACCGACCCGTCCGCCGGGGACGCCGACAGGCTCACCTGGACCACCGCTGCCTTCGACGACTCCGCCTGGGCTACCGCGTCCGGTGCCTTCGGCGCCAAGAACGGCCTCGCGACGGGCATCGGCGCGGCCTTCCCGATCACGACGCTGCTCAACCACTACCTCGACGGCACGGCGGCCCCGACCGTCCCGACGTACCACTTCCGCACGACCTTCAACGTGACGGCCGAGCAGATCGCCGAGATCCGCGGTCTGCGCGGCGACATCGTCTTCGACGACGCGGTGCAGGTCTTCGTCAACGGCGACAAGGTCGCCGGATTCGTCGACGACCGCGTCGAGGCGGCTCCCGAGGCCGAGCGCAACCTCATGTACGCGGGCGCCAACGGCGGCAACCCGGTCGCGCACACCTTCACCGTCCCGGTCGAGGACCTCGTCGCGGGCGAGAACACCATCGCGGTGGCGCTCTACCAGGACCGCGCCTCCAGCTCGGACATCTACCTCGACATGAAGTCCCTCGCCCCGGTGCCGCTCGTCGTCGACGCCGAGCACACGGACGTCGTCATGACCGTCGGCTCCGACGAGACCTCGCGCAGCATCACCTGGTACACGAACGTCGACTCCCCGCAGCAGGTACAGCTCGCCCCGGCCGCGGCCGTGGTGGACGGGCAGATGCCGGCCTCGGCGACGACGGTCCTGGCGACCGGCGGGCCCACGTCGAGCGGTGAGTTCCGACGCTCCGCGACGCTCGCAGACCTCGCCGCGTCGACCGACTACGTCTACAGGGTCGGCAGCGACACCGACGGGTGGTCCGCGACGTACCCGTTCTCGACCGGCACCTTCTCCGGCGACTACGACTTCCTGTTCATCGGCGACCCGCAGATCGGCGCGTCCGGGAACGTCGCGCGCGACCAGGCCGGGTGGACCGACACGCTGGACGTGGCCGAGGCCGCGTTCCCCGGCAGCGAGATGATCTTCTCGGCCGGTGACCAGGTCGAGGCAGCGGGCAGCGAGCCCCAGTACGAGGCGTTCCTCGCGCCCGACCAGCTGCGCAGCATCCCGCTGGTGCCGACCAACGGCAACCACGACGTCGGCTCCAAGGCATACGAGCAGCACTACACGGTGCCCAACAACGACCCGACGGCAGGTGCCGCACGCAACAGCACGTCCTCGGGCGGCGACTACTGGTTCACCTACAAGGACGTCCTGTACCTCAACATCAACACGAACAGCTCGGACATGGCCTCGCACGAGGCGTTCCTGCGGCGCGTCGTCGCCGAGCAGGGCGGGGACGCGACGTGGACGGTCCTGGCCTTCCACCACTCGATCTACTCCGTCGCCTCGCACGTGAACGACACGCAGATCAAGGACTTCCGGGCGGCCCTCCCGCCGATCATCTCGGACCTCGGCATCGACCTGGTGCTGCAGGGTCACGACCACAGCTACACCCGCAGCTTCCTCATGAAGGACGGCGACCGCGCCAGCACCACCGAGGTCCCCGGCCAGGCCGAGGTCACCGCGGGGGAGGGGGAGGTCCTCTACGTCACGGCCAACTCCGCGAGCGGGTCCAAGTACTACGACGTGCGGGCACCCGACGCCTTCTACGCCTCGGTGATCAACCAGGAGAAGGTCCGCAACTACTCCCACGTCGAGGTCACCGACCAGGCGATCACCATCTCGACCATGCGCAGCCAGCAGAACGGTGCCGACAAGCCCGTGAACAGCGTCGTCGACCGTGTGACGCTCAAGAAGGCTGCAGTCGGGACCCCCGACCCTGAGCCCACGCCGGACCCCGAGCCGACGCCGGACCCCGAGCCCACGCCGGACCCCGAGCCGACTCCCGACCCGGGTCCGACGCCGGGTCCGACGACCGAGCCGACTCCCGACCCGGGTCCGACGCCGGGTCCGACGACCGAGCCGACCCCCGGCCCCAGCCCGGCTCCGGACCCGTCGACCGACCCCACCCCGGCTCCGGAGCCGACCCCCGGGACCCCTGGAGCGCCGGGAACCCCGGGGACGCCTGGTACCCCCGGCACCCCGCCCCCGACTGCTCCCGGCACCCCCGGCACCCCGGGCTCGCCTGCGCCGACGGTCCCCGGCGCGCCGACCGCGCCTGAGCTCACCGATGCCGCTCGGGGCCGTATCACCGCCCCGACCGCTGCGGTCGCCGGTCAGCCGGTCACCGTCCTCGTCGGGACGGCGCACGCCGGCCGGACGGTCGACGTGTGGCTCTTCTCGACTCCGCGCCTGCTGGCGACGCAGGTCGTGGCCGCTGACGGCACGGTGCGGGTCACCATCCCGACGGACGCCCCGGCCGGGGTCCACCGCATCGCGGTGGTCGACGCAGACGGCGTCGTCATCGGCTGGCAGCAGATCGAGATCTCTGCAGCCGGGCCTGCTGGTGGCGGTCTCGCCTCGACCGGAGCCGCTGGCGCCGTCGCCGGAGTCCTGGCCGTCCTCCTGACTGCAGTCGGCGCGGGCGTGCTCGTCGTCCGCCGCAGGACGAGCGCGAAGGCCTGA